A single Mangrovimonas sp. YM274 DNA region contains:
- a CDS encoding FUSC family protein produces MRKLLIILGFTTSLLAVILALTPLSNLAFIPAVLAFLLGLSIFFVSKKQNKSKKVVQYIFLLTIITLGISTYKSVFNAVELGNTEELQERAKESEENSKEILEELDIDAEDLEIEDIELDTEEIDIEEVEDLEFE; encoded by the coding sequence ATGAGAAAACTATTAATTATTTTAGGGTTCACCACCAGTCTTTTGGCCGTCATTTTAGCCTTGACGCCTCTATCAAACCTTGCATTCATACCTGCCGTATTAGCCTTTTTATTAGGGCTTTCCATCTTTTTTGTTTCCAAAAAACAAAACAAATCCAAAAAAGTGGTGCAGTATATTTTTCTGCTAACAATTATCACTTTGGGTATTTCCACCTACAAATCCGTATTCAATGCCGTAGAGCTGGGCAATACCGAAGAATTGCAGGAACGCGCCAAAGAATCGGAAGAAAATTCTAAGGAAATTTTGGAAGAACTGGATATTGATGCGGAAGATTTAGAAATAGAAGATATCGAGCTGGATACTGAAGAAATTGACATTGAAGAGGTTGAAGATCTCGAATTTGAATAA
- a CDS encoding DUF3108 domain-containing protein, protein MNKICLTLAFSLLASLFSLAQNNAVGAGETLIFSASYNMSGILTELAQVKMETSAVNTSKATLLRLKCTAATYSKWDNFFKIRDLYESYVSPKTLTPYLYKREIDEGGYYKFMQYKYSHKSHTVKSLKKKKKKGGGFNEENTSVSISNTTRDLVSTLYKLRTLDLAGLTSGATKSFKVLFDNKENIVNFKYLGTETIATNIGQKSCYKLAISINNSDVLKGTNDNLLWLTADANKIPVYAKFKIAVGNGELKIKSATGLKN, encoded by the coding sequence ATGAACAAAATTTGCTTAACACTAGCCTTTTCACTTTTGGCTTCCCTATTTTCTCTTGCGCAAAACAATGCTGTAGGCGCCGGTGAGACACTTATTTTTTCAGCCTCTTATAACATGTCAGGAATCCTAACAGAACTGGCTCAAGTAAAGATGGAAACGAGTGCTGTAAACACATCCAAAGCAACCTTGCTACGACTTAAATGTACAGCTGCCACCTATAGCAAATGGGACAATTTCTTTAAGATTAGAGATCTTTACGAAAGCTACGTAAGCCCAAAAACCTTAACGCCATATCTATACAAAAGAGAAATAGATGAAGGTGGCTATTACAAGTTTATGCAGTACAAATACAGCCATAAAAGCCATACCGTAAAAAGTCTTAAAAAGAAGAAAAAGAAAGGCGGAGGTTTTAATGAAGAAAACACCTCCGTGTCCATAAGCAACACTACAAGGGATTTGGTAAGTACACTTTACAAATTGCGCACCTTGGATCTTGCCGGCCTTACCAGCGGTGCAACAAAATCGTTCAAGGTACTTTTTGACAACAAAGAAAACATTGTTAATTTCAAATATTTAGGGACCGAAACAATAGCCACCAATATCGGGCAAAAAAGCTGCTATAAACTGGCCATTTCAATTAATAACAGTGATGTCCTCAAAGGCACCAACGACAACTTACTATGGTTAACCGCCGATGCCAATAAAATTCCGGTATATGCTAAATTTAAGATTGCGGTTGGTAATGGTGAATTAAAAATTAAATCGGCCACAGGCCTTAAAAACTAG
- a CDS encoding zinc-dependent peptidase produces the protein MITTIAFLLLLAFGVYALSKLKRKPAAPFPKHWHKLLIEHVEFYEGLPPKEQQRFQKRMMEFLSEVYLEGVQVELEELDKILIAASAVIPVFGFPEWHYTNLSGVLLYPDNFNEDFEFEDKKGNRIIAGVVGTGRLEKQMILSKKALRHGFSKSSSKTNTGIHEFVHLIDKMDGVTDGVPERLIQHAYVIPWLKMIHKEMEAINSNKSDIRNYGGTNEAEFFAVASEYFFENPERMKKKHAELYKMMESCFYRAAMKAD, from the coding sequence ATGATTACCACTATTGCATTTTTGCTACTTTTAGCTTTTGGTGTTTATGCCCTTTCCAAGTTGAAGCGCAAACCGGCCGCCCCCTTTCCAAAACATTGGCATAAACTACTTATTGAGCACGTGGAATTTTATGAAGGGCTGCCACCAAAAGAACAACAACGTTTCCAGAAGCGAATGATGGAATTTCTAAGTGAAGTGTATTTGGAAGGTGTACAAGTAGAACTTGAAGAATTGGATAAAATACTTATAGCCGCCAGTGCCGTGATTCCCGTTTTTGGTTTTCCAGAGTGGCATTATACCAATTTAAGTGGAGTGTTGCTTTATCCCGATAACTTTAATGAAGATTTTGAGTTTGAAGATAAAAAGGGCAATCGTATAATTGCTGGAGTGGTAGGGACGGGCAGGTTGGAAAAACAAATGATCCTTTCCAAAAAGGCCTTGCGTCATGGATTTTCAAAAAGTTCATCCAAAACCAATACAGGTATCCATGAGTTTGTGCACCTAATTGATAAAATGGACGGAGTTACGGACGGCGTCCCAGAACGATTGATACAGCATGCTTATGTGATTCCTTGGTTGAAGATGATTCACAAGGAAATGGAAGCCATTAATAGCAATAAATCGGATATTCGAAATTATGGAGGTACCAATGAAGCTGAGTTTTTTGCGGTAGCGTCGGAATATTTTTTTGAAAATCCAGAGCGCATGAAAAAAAAGCATGCGGAACTTTATAAGATGATGGAGAGTTGCTTTTACAGAGCAGCAATGAAGGCCGATTAG
- a CDS encoding pyridoxamine 5'-phosphate oxidase family protein produces the protein MIKSLTQKECYMVLERNYIGHLAYLYYHQPFIAPITYFYDASNHWILAYSGEGHKIMAMRKNSDVALQVDEVTSVNQWKSILVHGKFEELKGSYAKAQLHSFSLGVKELILRKEHKDVDFISEFSSKIYKGEVPVVYVIKIDTINGKLRDHHG, from the coding sequence ATGATCAAGTCTTTAACTCAAAAGGAATGTTATATGGTTCTTGAAAGGAACTACATTGGTCATTTGGCGTACTTGTATTACCACCAACCCTTTATAGCTCCCATTACATATTTTTATGATGCCTCGAACCATTGGATCTTGGCCTACTCCGGGGAAGGCCATAAAATAATGGCCATGCGCAAAAATAGTGATGTGGCCTTACAGGTGGACGAAGTCACCTCTGTAAACCAATGGAAATCCATACTCGTGCACGGCAAGTTTGAAGAACTTAAAGGCAGTTATGCCAAAGCCCAATTACACAGTTTTTCACTTGGTGTTAAGGAACTCATTTTAAGAAAAGAACACAAAGACGTAGATTTTATCAGTGAATTTTCCAGCAAAATCTACAAGGGGGAGGTTCCTGTGGTATATGTAATAAAAATAGATACGATTAATGGAAAATTAAGAGATCACCACGGCTAA
- a CDS encoding universal stress protein, which produces MKYNVLIPTDFSDNAWNAAVYAMKLMAKEECTFYFLNAMNAKISAMSNMSKKFNEVLSENAFKELRSLKAMAEAAQHESKHEFEIVFSSENINGAINACIKKYNINLVVMGTKGATGAKEIFFGSNTVSMIFRMSLCPMMVIPEDYHFKTPRQIAFPTNYMRPYRAEDLKPLFTMVEMFGIRIRVVHIQQKSRLSAEQRNNYTLLKELLANYDHSFHSMPNYTSKTNEIFDFVEELDIDMLVMINYRHSILQRFTREPVIKNIGYRPAVPFMVIPG; this is translated from the coding sequence ATGAAATACAATGTATTAATACCGACAGATTTTTCTGATAATGCTTGGAATGCGGCGGTCTATGCAATGAAGTTGATGGCTAAGGAAGAATGTACATTTTATTTTTTGAATGCCATGAATGCCAAGATTTCGGCAATGTCCAACATGTCTAAAAAATTCAATGAAGTCTTGAGTGAAAACGCATTCAAGGAATTACGAAGCTTAAAGGCAATGGCCGAAGCGGCGCAACATGAAAGTAAACACGAATTTGAAATTGTTTTCAGTTCGGAAAATATCAATGGAGCCATTAATGCCTGTATCAAAAAATATAATATTAATTTGGTGGTAATGGGGACCAAAGGCGCTACGGGGGCCAAAGAAATCTTTTTTGGTAGCAATACTGTGAGCATGATCTTTAGGATGTCCTTATGCCCAATGATGGTTATCCCCGAGGATTATCATTTTAAAACTCCTAGGCAAATAGCTTTTCCCACCAACTACATGAGACCCTATCGTGCTGAAGATTTAAAACCTCTCTTTACTATGGTTGAAATGTTTGGTATAAGGATTAGGGTGGTGCATATACAACAGAAAAGTAGATTGAGTGCTGAACAAAGAAATAATTATACGCTGTTAAAGGAGCTTTTGGCCAATTATGATCATAGTTTTCATTCTATGCCCAATTACACAAGTAAAACCAATGAAATTTTTGATTTTGTGGAAGAATTGGATATTGACATGCTGGTAATGATTAATTACAGGCACAGTATTTTGCAACGGTTTACTAGAGAGCCCGTGATAAAAAATATAGGGTATCGGCCTGCGGTTCCCTTTATGGTCATTCCAGGTTAA
- a CDS encoding universal stress protein: protein MRKKILLPTDFSKNAWQAMNYAIELYQNDHCDFYVLNVFTATSNILESLLNMEPGSELYETAKSNSEDGLAEVMDKLTFKYDHNPKHHFESISTFNNPIEAIKEVVERKDIDMIVMGTKGETGSEHVAYGSTAVYVMEKVRNCPVIVVPEASKVALPKEIVFPTSFKTHYKKRELAYLIELAQNTGATIAILYVSEDDNLDGNQIEQKEMLEEQLEDVPCQHHTLHYQAVEPAVNMFVESRDSDMVAFINKKHSFFGSILSNPMVKNIGFHSRVPILVMHDLRN from the coding sequence ATGAGAAAGAAAATATTACTACCAACAGACTTCTCAAAAAATGCTTGGCAAGCAATGAACTATGCCATTGAACTATACCAAAACGATCATTGCGATTTTTATGTACTCAACGTGTTTACGGCCACCAGTAATATACTGGAAAGCTTATTAAATATGGAGCCTGGAAGTGAGCTCTATGAAACGGCTAAATCCAATTCCGAAGATGGTTTGGCAGAGGTAATGGATAAATTAACGTTTAAGTATGACCACAATCCTAAGCACCATTTTGAAAGTATATCCACATTTAATAATCCTATTGAGGCTATCAAGGAGGTGGTAGAGCGCAAGGATATTGATATGATTGTAATGGGAACCAAAGGGGAAACGGGATCGGAGCATGTGGCCTATGGAAGTACAGCGGTATATGTCATGGAAAAGGTGCGTAACTGCCCGGTAATAGTAGTGCCTGAGGCTAGTAAAGTAGCATTGCCTAAGGAGATCGTTTTTCCAACAAGTTTTAAAACGCATTACAAAAAGCGGGAGTTGGCGTATCTCATAGAACTAGCACAAAACACTGGAGCTACTATTGCCATATTGTATGTGTCTGAGGATGACAATTTGGACGGGAATCAAATTGAACAAAAGGAAATGTTGGAAGAGCAATTGGAAGATGTGCCTTGCCAACACCATACTTTGCATTATCAGGCAGTGGAGCCAGCCGTAAATATGTTTGTGGAAAGTAGAGATAGTGATATGGTGGCATTTATTAACAAAAAACATTCATTTTTTGGAAGTATTCTAAGTAATCCAATGGTGAAAAACATAGGATTCCATTCTAGGGTACCAATTTTGGTCATGCATGATTTAAGAAATTAA
- a CDS encoding ATP cone domain-containing protein, with translation MVNQNWDITKSSGERVSFSIPKLKASLRRVGASDVVINQIIDKVRDELYQGISTKEIYNRAFALLKKKSRYLASKYKLKRAIYELGPTGYPFEQFVAAILNYSGYNTEVGQILQGQCVPHEIDVIAHKNSETTIVECKFHSEQGQNCNVKIPLYIHSRYQDVKTHWNSNANNHSILTDGWLVTNTRFTKDALQYGKCCGLYLLSWDYPEGNGLRDRIDRLGLYPITVSTLLTNREKQFLLSRDVVLCRDLMGDAFYLDHLGVSETRKERILKEIEQLCNLPHD, from the coding sequence ATGGTTAATCAAAATTGGGATATCACTAAATCATCGGGAGAGCGGGTTAGCTTCTCCATCCCAAAATTAAAGGCTTCATTAAGGCGTGTAGGGGCAAGTGATGTGGTTATCAATCAAATTATTGATAAGGTTAGAGATGAGCTTTATCAAGGTATTTCTACCAAGGAAATCTATAATAGAGCCTTTGCCTTGCTTAAGAAGAAGAGTAGATATTTGGCCTCCAAGTACAAGCTGAAAAGAGCAATTTATGAATTGGGGCCAACAGGGTATCCTTTTGAACAGTTTGTGGCTGCAATTTTAAATTATTCGGGCTATAACACTGAGGTAGGCCAAATTTTACAGGGGCAATGTGTGCCTCACGAAATTGATGTAATTGCCCATAAAAATTCCGAAACAACCATAGTGGAGTGCAAGTTCCATAGTGAACAAGGACAAAATTGTAATGTCAAAATACCATTGTACATACATTCCAGGTACCAAGATGTCAAGACGCATTGGAATTCTAATGCGAATAATCATTCCATACTTACCGATGGGTGGTTGGTTACCAATACCCGATTCACAAAGGATGCTTTGCAATATGGGAAATGTTGTGGATTGTATTTGCTTAGTTGGGATTATCCCGAAGGTAATGGATTGAGGGATAGAATCGATCGTTTGGGGTTATACCCTATTACAGTTTCTACATTGCTTACCAATAGGGAAAAACAATTTTTATTGAGCAGGGATGTCGTGTTGTGTCGCGACCTAATGGGAGATGCCTTTTATTTGGATCATTTAGGGGTTTCTGAAACCCGAAAGGAACGCATTTTAAAAGAAATAGAACAATTGTGTAATCTACCTCATGACTGA
- a CDS encoding MBL fold metallo-hydrolase RNA specificity domain-containing protein, translated as MKNYATIHFLGASGVVTGSKFFIETSEMNILVDCGMFQGLKELREHNWQDLPIDVKKIDVVLLTHGHLDHVGYLPRLVQKGFSGKVIGTAPTLAIAEIILKDSAKIHEEEAEKANKEQYSKHHPALPFYTERDVEKTLQLFQVGIQDTWLNLSEHITYRFRYNGHIIGATFIELDINGKRFVFSGDVGRWDDYLLNDPKTPEWADYLFVESTYGNKLHPQEDVEEVISQLVLDTLQQQGNLIIPSFAVERLQTLVYILWKLYKANRIPNIPIFIDSPMGTNVLSVFKRFPKWHKLSMQEYQAMCEHINIVESFGETWETIDDPRPKIVIAGSGMVTGGRVLTYLQQYIDVPNTTVLLVGYQAEGTRGRLLKDGAHEIKFYGKYYTVRASIKCIESLSAHADQDDLLHWLRTIKNIPEKVYLVHGELPALDAFRLKIADEFGWKTTIPKLFDTDKVML; from the coding sequence ATGAAAAATTACGCTACCATCCATTTTTTAGGAGCATCAGGAGTTGTGACGGGTTCCAAATTTTTTATCGAAACTTCGGAAATGAATATTTTGGTGGACTGTGGTATGTTTCAGGGGCTAAAAGAGTTGCGGGAACATAATTGGCAAGATTTGCCCATTGATGTAAAGAAAATTGACGTGGTTCTTTTAACTCATGGGCATTTGGACCATGTAGGCTACCTACCAAGATTGGTGCAAAAGGGGTTTTCGGGGAAAGTGATAGGGACGGCTCCAACCTTGGCTATTGCAGAAATTATTTTAAAAGATAGTGCCAAGATTCATGAGGAGGAGGCCGAAAAAGCGAATAAAGAACAGTATTCGAAGCACCATCCGGCCTTACCGTTTTATACAGAAAGGGACGTTGAAAAAACTTTGCAATTGTTTCAGGTAGGAATCCAAGATACTTGGTTGAACCTTTCAGAACATATTACTTACAGGTTTCGTTATAACGGACACATAATTGGTGCTACTTTTATTGAGTTGGATATCAATGGAAAACGCTTTGTGTTTTCTGGTGATGTGGGGCGATGGGATGATTATTTGCTCAACGATCCCAAAACCCCGGAATGGGCTGATTATTTATTTGTGGAAAGCACCTATGGGAATAAATTGCATCCGCAAGAAGATGTTGAGGAAGTGATTTCGCAATTGGTTTTGGATACACTGCAACAGCAAGGCAACCTTATTATTCCCAGTTTTGCCGTTGAGCGTTTGCAAACCTTGGTTTATATTCTTTGGAAACTTTATAAAGCAAACAGAATACCCAATATCCCTATATTTATTGATAGTCCCATGGGTACTAATGTGTTATCTGTTTTTAAGCGCTTTCCTAAATGGCACAAATTGTCCATGCAGGAATATCAGGCCATGTGTGAGCATATAAACATTGTGGAATCATTTGGAGAGACTTGGGAAACCATAGATGATCCAAGGCCAAAAATTGTTATTGCGGGCAGCGGAATGGTTACTGGCGGAAGAGTGCTTACCTATCTACAGCAGTATATAGATGTGCCCAATACAACGGTATTGTTGGTAGGCTATCAAGCAGAAGGGACTCGTGGAAGACTGTTAAAGGATGGCGCTCATGAAATTAAATTCTATGGAAAATACTATACAGTAAGGGCTTCAATAAAGTGTATTGAAAGTCTTTCGGCACATGCAGATCAAGACGATTTGCTGCATTGGCTTAGAACTATTAAAAACATTCCTGAAAAGGTATATTTGGTCCATGGAGAGCTACCTGCTTTAGATGCATTCAGACTGAAAATAGCGGACGAGTTTGGTTGGAAAACAACAATTCCAAAATTGTTCGATACGGATAAAGTAATGTTATGA
- a CDS encoding Hsp20/alpha crystallin family protein encodes MSLIKFNNRNRLLPFWDNEGLKSLLGSDAFFNNDLFDEDNSMPAMNVTEHDKDFEIEFAAPGFSKKDFEVTMDDNVLRVCGKKENEVEEEEEHGYKRREFNYNYFERSLKLPKSVATEQDVKAKYKDGILKLHLLKKENANEPLKKVIEVN; translated from the coding sequence ATGTCACTTATTAAATTTAACAATCGAAACCGATTACTCCCTTTTTGGGATAATGAGGGTTTAAAATCGCTGTTGGGCTCTGATGCGTTTTTCAACAACGATTTATTTGACGAGGACAATTCAATGCCTGCCATGAATGTTACCGAACATGATAAGGACTTTGAAATTGAATTTGCAGCTCCTGGGTTCTCTAAAAAGGACTTTGAAGTGACTATGGATGATAATGTGCTACGTGTTTGCGGTAAAAAGGAAAATGAAGTGGAGGAAGAAGAAGAACACGGTTATAAGCGCAGAGAATTTAACTATAATTACTTTGAACGCTCTTTGAAATTACCAAAATCTGTGGCTACAGAACAAGATGTTAAAGCAAAATACAAAGATGGTATTTTAAAGTTGCACCTTCTTAAAAAGGAGAATGCCAACGAGCCTTTAAAAAAAGTTATTGAGGTTAATTGA
- a CDS encoding sulfite exporter TauE/SafE family protein, translating to MLTKYLPVFVLLSLLAEVLGTIGGFGSSVYFVPIANFFFDFQSVLGLTALYHLASNTSKIVLFKKGFDKKLVLTLGIPAVIFVSVGAYFSKYFNPKVLTYVLGAFLMLMSLIFLIFSKLRVIPNAPNAIVGGSLSGLSAGLLGTGGAIRGITMAAFKMDKDKFIATSAVIDLAVDFSRTIVYYLNGYMRKELMYLVPILILVSIVGTWIGKKILERVSQDQFRNFVLVLIFLIGIVSIVTNK from the coding sequence ATGTTGACCAAGTACCTTCCTGTTTTTGTATTGCTTTCCTTGCTTGCAGAAGTTTTGGGAACAATTGGAGGCTTTGGATCTTCTGTGTACTTTGTACCAATAGCCAACTTTTTCTTTGATTTTCAATCAGTTTTAGGGCTTACAGCCTTATACCATCTGGCAAGCAATACCAGTAAAATTGTTTTGTTCAAAAAAGGATTTGATAAAAAGCTGGTTTTAACATTGGGTATTCCTGCGGTTATTTTTGTGTCTGTAGGAGCATATTTTAGTAAATATTTTAATCCTAAGGTATTAACGTATGTGTTGGGAGCATTTTTAATGCTCATGAGTTTAATTTTTTTAATATTCAGTAAACTTCGCGTTATTCCCAATGCTCCAAATGCCATTGTAGGTGGCTCGCTGTCTGGATTAAGTGCGGGACTTTTGGGAACTGGAGGTGCCATAAGGGGGATTACCATGGCTGCTTTTAAAATGGATAAGGATAAATTTATTGCTACTTCAGCGGTGATAGATTTGGCGGTAGATTTTAGTCGTACCATTGTTTATTATCTCAATGGGTATATGCGCAAGGAGTTGATGTATCTTGTTCCTATTTTAATTTTGGTGAGTATTGTAGGGACTTGGATTGGCAAAAAAATACTAGAGCGGGTATCTCAAGATCAGTTTCGAAATTTTGTATTAGTTCTCATCTTTCTTATTGGTATCGTTAGTATTGTTACCAATAAATAG
- a CDS encoding universal stress protein: protein MKTILLLTDFSQNSINAIHYALNLFRNRDVNYYLLHVKSASAYTTDDLMASGPKPLYQSLIEPAKKKLATLVDTLQGEFNLPKGRIEYMVDFDILTNSIQQVINSKAIDIVIMGTNGATGAKEIIFGSNTINVIRKVNCTTLVIPEGFAFRPPNNLVLPLDGETSLKDTAFTDGIIPFVTNYSKTLHVLRVEANGSREETQKQLEDQNILKTLNHNINYQYHTINNVPVYFAAHSYIQTQPIDLVTLITHKERFFERYLSTSSTSRISNNLILPLLIFHGH from the coding sequence ATGAAAACCATATTGCTGCTAACAGACTTTTCGCAAAACTCCATCAATGCCATTCACTACGCGTTGAATTTGTTCAGGAATAGAGACGTAAATTACTATCTGCTGCATGTTAAAAGTGCCTCGGCCTACACTACTGACGACTTAATGGCTTCTGGCCCCAAACCCTTATATCAATCCCTAATAGAACCAGCCAAAAAGAAACTTGCTACCCTAGTTGATACTCTGCAAGGAGAATTTAATCTTCCTAAAGGCCGTATAGAATATATGGTTGATTTCGACATCCTAACCAATTCCATTCAACAAGTAATCAACTCCAAAGCTATCGATATTGTAATAATGGGCACAAATGGAGCAACTGGAGCTAAAGAAATCATCTTTGGAAGCAACACCATCAATGTTATTAGAAAAGTTAATTGTACCACTTTGGTCATTCCTGAAGGTTTTGCCTTTCGTCCTCCCAACAACTTAGTGCTACCTTTGGATGGCGAGACTTCTTTAAAAGACACTGCTTTTACAGATGGCATAATACCCTTTGTAACCAATTATAGCAAGACACTTCATGTGCTGAGAGTTGAGGCCAACGGTTCCCGAGAAGAAACACAAAAGCAATTGGAGGATCAAAATATTTTAAAAACACTCAACCATAACATCAACTATCAATACCATACCATAAACAACGTACCTGTATATTTTGCTGCACATAGCTATATCCAAACCCAACCCATAGATTTGGTAACCCTTATAACTCATAAGGAACGCTTCTTTGAACGTTACCTTTCTACCTCCTCGACCTCAAGAATAAGTAACAACCTAATATTACCTTTATTGATTTTTCATGGTCATTAA
- a CDS encoding universal stress protein, which yields MKYQILLPTDFSDNAWNATIYALKLFSQEECTFYLLHSKNEKVSAMANMSKKYNDVLRANNLQELTKLKETVEATNSNPNHSFEVILSAGGLGESIEAYVKKYDINLIVMGTKGASGAKGFLFGSNTVGIIGRIKKCPILAIPEKSEFEAPKQIAFPTDYNRFYSPSEMGPIKRVAELFNSKINVVHINTEEGLNEIQSYNVKAIKEYLQDFDHDFHWMPHYAKKATEINDFVEEHNIDMLAMVSYQHSFYESLTREPVIKKIGSQLKVPFLIIPESKH from the coding sequence ATGAAATACCAGATATTATTACCAACTGATTTCTCTGATAATGCGTGGAATGCCACGATTTACGCTCTCAAATTGTTTTCTCAAGAAGAGTGTACTTTCTATTTATTGCATTCTAAAAATGAAAAGGTGTCTGCAATGGCCAATATGTCTAAAAAATATAATGATGTTTTAAGAGCTAACAACTTGCAGGAGCTTACCAAGTTAAAGGAGACTGTTGAGGCTACAAACAGTAATCCCAACCATTCTTTTGAAGTCATTTTAAGTGCGGGAGGCTTGGGCGAGTCTATAGAGGCCTATGTTAAAAAATATGATATCAATTTGATTGTCATGGGGACCAAGGGAGCAAGTGGAGCTAAAGGCTTCTTGTTTGGTAGTAATACGGTGGGGATTATAGGGAGAATCAAGAAATGTCCAATTTTGGCCATTCCGGAAAAAAGTGAATTTGAAGCACCAAAACAAATTGCATTTCCAACAGACTATAATAGATTTTACAGCCCAAGCGAAATGGGGCCAATCAAACGGGTTGCGGAATTGTTCAATTCCAAAATAAATGTGGTGCATATCAATACAGAAGAGGGGCTTAATGAAATTCAAAGCTATAACGTAAAAGCTATTAAGGAATATCTACAAGATTTTGATCATGACTTTCATTGGATGCCTCATTATGCGAAAAAGGCAACAGAAATTAATGATTTTGTTGAAGAACACAATATAGATATGTTGGCAATGGTTAGCTACCAACATAGTTTCTACGAAAGTTTAACAAGAGAACCTGTGATTAAAAAGATAGGCAGCCAGTTAAAAGTGCCATTTTTAATTATACCAGAAAGTAAGCATTAG
- a CDS encoding DinB family protein has translation MDTLKKLQDELSEEYHITKKFFRLYPDNKNDYAPHEKSMKMGHLSTHISEIFGWPEVILTTSELDFMKAEPPKALENANDLEQALDEKFENNKASFEGASETDLSSPWALKMNGQTVAEWSKYGAIRHALNQITHHRAQLGVYYRLLGIPVPGSYGPSADEQNF, from the coding sequence ATGGATACCCTTAAAAAACTTCAGGACGAATTATCAGAGGAATATCATATTACCAAAAAGTTTTTCAGATTGTACCCTGATAATAAGAACGACTATGCTCCTCATGAAAAGAGTATGAAAATGGGGCATTTAAGCACCCATATTTCAGAAATATTTGGATGGCCAGAAGTCATTTTGACAACTAGTGAGCTGGATTTTATGAAGGCAGAGCCTCCTAAAGCATTAGAAAACGCGAATGATTTAGAGCAGGCGCTTGATGAGAAGTTTGAAAACAATAAGGCATCATTTGAAGGTGCCAGTGAAACCGATTTGAGTAGCCCATGGGCATTGAAGATGAATGGGCAAACCGTTGCAGAATGGTCCAAATATGGGGCCATACGGCATGCACTCAATCAAATAACCCATCATAGGGCTCAATTGGGAGTATATTACCGTTTGTTGGGGATTCCGGTTCCAGGTAGTTACGGGCCTTCTGCAGATGAGCAAAATTTTTAA
- a CDS encoding antibiotic biosynthesis monooxygenase has protein sequence MFAVIYSFKVKEGLEATFQNAWRELTELVHQYEGGLGSRLHKKNESLYIAYAQWPDYESWQKAGKNLPESSNKIRKILRDSCEQFETLYELDVVEDLLKEEAYSE, from the coding sequence ATGTTTGCTGTAATATATTCATTTAAAGTAAAAGAAGGTTTGGAAGCTACCTTTCAAAATGCTTGGCGAGAACTTACGGAACTTGTACATCAATATGAAGGAGGTTTAGGGTCGCGACTGCATAAAAAGAATGAGTCACTTTATATTGCTTATGCTCAGTGGCCCGATTATGAGTCCTGGCAAAAGGCAGGAAAGAATCTCCCTGAGAGTTCCAATAAGATTAGAAAGATATTGAGGGATTCCTGCGAGCAATTTGAAACCCTGTACGAGCTGGATGTGGTGGAGGATTTGCTTAAAGAAGAGGCCTATTCAGAATAA